Part of the Vigna radiata var. radiata cultivar VC1973A chromosome 11, Vradiata_ver6, whole genome shotgun sequence genome is shown below.
TTCCACCAACCAGCTTCCTCCCTGCCAAAATTCAATTTACCCATCAAATCACTCTTAACTACATTTTCATTCTAATATCCAAGcttcaaaaaaaattttattgtaaCTATATGAAGAattctatattatattcatCGTGGCCAGTGatatttttctgcattttttctCAATACTAAGAATATCAAACATGATCAAGATTCAAAACCCGCAAGTCTGTAATTGGTAGCATTATTTTTCATGCAAGCTTACCCGTAAGTAAGGCAAATGCTGGAACCTCGAGAGGTTTCTCTGGAGCACCAACCATGATTAATTTACCATGAGTCTTCAACAGGCCAATCAAAGGCACGAGAGAATGGTTAGCAGAAACTGTGTCAATGATTCCATCAAAGGTTCCCATTACAGCCTACACAGACATTTAGTGAGTAACATTATAAGTTGGTGAATGCTTTTACTTGCAACAACACAACCTGTAACTAGCGACAAAAACAACATGCATGTAATTTTGGTTACTAAATTTTGTGAGTAATAATAATTACCATCATCTGATCTTGTTCACGGCTAACAACAAATGAATCAGCTCCCATGTGTTGAATGGCTTCCTTCTTTTTGTTGGGAGAGGTACTAATTACTGTGACCTTAAGTCCAAGAGCTTTGGCAAACTTGACAGCCATGTGACCAAGTCCACCAAGACCAACGACACCAATATGAAGTCCAGGCTTATCAAGTTGATAATATTTGAGAGGGCTATAGACTGTGATTCCAGCACAGAGGAGAGGAGCAGCAACATCAAGAGGTAGGTTATCTGGAATACGAACCACAAAGTGTTGATCTGCAACCATTGAGTCAGAGTAGCCTCCGTATGTTATGGTGCCATCAACATACTTGGCACTGTATGTGAGAATCATTTTGGGGCAGTAATTCTCATTATCTTCACTACAGTTCTGACAGGAGCTACAAGATCCAACCATGCACCCCACACCAACTCTGTCTCCAACTTTGAACTTTTCCACCTTGCTTCCCACCTCTGTCACCACACCAGCAATCTCGTGTCTACACAAATTCCAATCAAATTTCACATCTTATACACATAATTTTCAGAAATTATCTAAAATCAATCCCTACAAATATATAGGAAtaataaggaaaagaaaagcacATATACGTACCCAGGAACAATAGGGTAGATAGAACAGTTCCACTCATTCTTTAACATATGTAAGTCTGAGTGACATATTCCACAGTACATTACTTTAATTGCAACATCTTTCTCTCCTGTTGCCCTGCCAAAATTATACATCTCAACAATtcttcaaaactcaatttaaatttaaattatcactCAAGATGCTTATTTATTTTCGAactcaagaaataaaaaattattaaatattttttctattataaaatttaacttatattatatattgggTTAGACTTCGAAAAAGTTCAAACTTAACAAAATCATATCCCTAATACCAtgttatatttgttatattcaTGAACAGAGTAGAAAAATTCATTCACAAGGTGCAATCTAATAAAATCCTGATTCCAAttagaacaataaaaaaactcaaaggaaaaaaatataacaatagtcaaattaaaaattataaaaataaaaaaaaaatcaacaattttttatttatagcatggatgaaaataaaagaaaaatgaatgaaataaaagtaatttgaGAAGATTAAAAAACCTTCTGGAGAAATTGAAAGGGGAGAGAATGCCAGAAGTGTCGGTTGCTGCCCATCCAAATGCTTTGTTGGGATGCTCTGTCTCTGCTTGTGAAACCATTTCAATTGCAGAATAGAGAGAGTGAAAACGTTGCAGTTGTTAATGCTTAGTTAAAAGAGTGGCTCTGAGAGAAAAAATGAGGCCAACAGCAATAGGAGAACCCAACATGTGGATATTCTTTCTAACTCATTAGACTTTGTCAATCATCTCataattaatatacaattaatatttctatttaatgtGTTTAATCATCAAGtatctgtttctttttttttcaattttttaaatataaatttaattataatgatacaggaaataaaaacacaaatcaaaagtattaaaataaaaaatttcccAAACTTgtaacaatttattataaacaatagtAAACAACAACCAAATGAAACACCGCAACCTGCATTTGATGATATTGATTGGTAGATTGGTTGGTAGGCAGTATACAAATTGCATTATAACCTGCATGTACATGTACATTACCGACTGCTTTGTCTACCAACTTTTCCATTACTAATAATTCTCATGACACAAAATTAGAGATGATCGAAATATAATTACCGAATGTCctaataaatataatctttgTCAATAATTATCGAAGACTGTAATAAAGTTCGTCAATAATTTTATCGACAAACatttttcattgataaaattttttgacaaattttattaaaaaaattcataactGTCGATAATACATGTctatggaatttttttttattaccgACATATTTGACCTGTCAGTAATTAATTTTCGTAAAAGGaatatctaaaaaattatatattagcACATCACTTATTTCTCTTCAgcactttgtattttttttttctgatgaaatagaaacatgaACGTGTTCacatattcatttatataatttctatcAGTTatacttttctaatttttaatattttaattggttcttcactaaataattaaaatattatttatagttataattaattaattaaattactttatgaaattgattaataaaatataatgagtttaacatatttaataatatatatatatatatatatatatatatatatatatatatatatatacccaaattaactatggttttagtttttatagaaGTAAAGATTTTGAGTTTTTCTCATGTGttttactgttttaaaattatttattattttttaaaatataattaactttcaatttctttgtaaattttggtatatttagtttatttttttatagaacttttaatatatttagtattcaaaatctttatacttttttaattaaatttttgttgtctAATTTCTAAGTTAACTAGATATGAGTTTGTTATTTTGAACTGTCATTTCACTTTCTCTTTgaacatgttaaaaattatgatgatgttataattaatataaaacataatacacttaatgtaaaatatgataagttatttttattattttaattaaaattatgttagaccaaattatcattttttgatTATTCTACGTCTTTACCAACCGTGATCAAAAGACTGTTATCAATCTTAATCAAAAGAGTATATATTGTCGTCTCTTACCATTATAAAAGATGAAGTGAGATaacaattacattatttaattaatgaaaaaacttaAACCGTaagaatttaattgaaaaatataaaattttaaaaataattaaaatatttattaaaaatttaattaaaaatatttaaatttataataaactcaaaattaattaatttattattattatataatagtaataactaTATTGAATAATAAGTTAAGAATCATTTTAAATGATACgttatgatataatatttatatgtgatacttaaaaagaacttttaaaatcgataaaatgaatattattaattgtatactctttagaaaaatattaaatgcatatgaaattagtatatatataacaattaaaattactaatGGTACGTTAAATGCATAAACTGAATAAAAGGTGTAGTGAATTTTCCCAAGAAACGTAAATATTTACTGTTATGATATGATAtcatttatgtaatatttgagTAAAATTACTAAATcgtttgaatataaaaaatagagtaagaaatgaaaaaaaaagttttaatggtgtacttttataaaaaaaaaaaattggagacAAAATATTTGTAGAATATAGAATATATTTGTAGAATAAaactatgtaaaataaatatttgttaaaaaagttattattatttattgtatttaatttttttttgttgatgttaatgtgaaattattggtatatttaatgtgaaataattttttaaaacttctcttaccaaaaattaaaaaaatccaagttaccctttaattttaatttaaaaactgatTCTAGAAGatctattttttataagagCATAATAAGAAGGACCATGTCTAAATGATTACACCATTAGAGTTGGAAAATTACTATCCCCGTTATGTCCCACCATGATATTATAGGTATTATGATCAAAGAGAAAGTTGAAAATGCAGCAAAACAAATTATGATCAAAGAAGAATTGTCCTATTTTTTCCATTACTGTAGCAGCAGCAGCAGCCGGTTGATGAGTAACTGACTGAGGAAGAAAGTTGAATTTTCTCAATGAGCGACGGCAGCCTCGTCTACCCTTCAAGGAGACCATTTCGTCCAACTTCACTATCTCATTCATCAATAAAACATTTCTGTCACTTTCCACCTTTGAATTATCATTTTCTAAGATATTAATTCTTGtgttcattttcaaaacttgttGCTCAGggaattgaaaaaataaataaatttcacgtCCGTCCTCCGCTATAGTCTACTCGCTGACTTCACTGCGTCGGTCAGTTATAGTTACACGTTTCGGCCTGATAAATTTATGCATTAAAAACCTTACTATATATATCCTCAGCTCCTCAGTTAGTTCTTCACAAAAAGTTGCCATTCTTTTCCAGTTTCATTAATTCTATcagttccttttcttttacaaaatttgaacATGTTAGCAGGCAGTGAAAACGGAGAAGTTTCTGCATATGGGTGGGCAGCCAGAGACGATTCAGGAATTCTCTCCCCATTCCACTTTACCAGAAGGTATAATATGTCTTAATTGAAATTGCAtgctcttcaaagaaaaaaCCCATTTGCAAGCactgattttttgttttcttgacaGGGCAAACGGTGATAATGATATCACACTTGAAATACTCTACTGTGGGATTTGCCACACGGACCTCCACTTCGCGAGGAATGACTTTGGGATGTCGATCTATCCAATGGTTCCTGGGTATATTATTTTCTCCAGAAGATATCCTTTTAATCGTTAAAAATTGCGACTTTTTGCTTAGTTCCTCATAAAATATTTGTCTTACCATGTGGAATAAAGTGTATACTGAAACGAGAATACGTTGTTTTAGGCATGAGATT
Proteins encoded:
- the LOC106777709 gene encoding probable mannitol dehydrogenase; this encodes MVSQAETEHPNKAFGWAATDTSGILSPFNFSRRATGEKDVAIKVMYCGICHSDLHMLKNEWNCSIYPIVPGHEIAGVVTEVGSKVEKFKVGDRVGVGCMVGSCSSCQNCSEDNENYCPKMILTYSAKYVDGTITYGGYSDSMVADQHFVVRIPDNLPLDVAAPLLCAGITVYSPLKYYQLDKPGLHIGVVGLGGLGHMAVKFAKALGLKVTVISTSPNKKKEAIQHMGADSFVVSREQDQMMAVMGTFDGIIDTVSANHSLVPLIGLLKTHGKLIMVGAPEKPLEVPAFALLTGRKLVGGSAIGGMKETQEMIDFAAKHDVKPDIEVIKMDYVNTAMERLLKADVKYRFVIDIGNTLKPSS